The Impatiens glandulifera chromosome 8, dImpGla2.1, whole genome shotgun sequence genome includes a window with the following:
- the LOC124911268 gene encoding uncharacterized protein LOC124911268 has protein sequence MSSPSASEIVAKLNLKPHPEGGFYSETFRDASVVLSKSILPSRYKVDRPISTSIYFLVPSGSFSHLHRIPSAETWHFYMGEPLMVVELNEEDGSLKLTCLGSNPLIDNQQLQYTVPPNVWFGCFPLLDFNLSDDNKLVVKNPPRGNDDDDSHFSLVGCTCAPAFQFDDFEMAKRSYLVSHFPQHESLIGFLTLDD, from the exons ATGTCGTCGCCGTCAGCTTCTGAAATTGTTGCGAAACTGAACCTGAAACCCCATCCAGAAGGTGGTTTTTACTCTGAGACCTTCAGGGATGCTTCCGTAGTCCTCTCTAAATCTATCCTTCCCTCCCGAT acAAGGTTGATCGCCCTATAAGCACATCCATCTATTTCTTAGTTCCTTCTGGAAGCTTTTCACATCTTCATCGTATTCCATCTGCCGAAACTTGGCATTTCTACATGGGAGAACCTCTTATG GTTGTGGAATTGAATGAAGAAGATGGAAGCTTGAAGCTGACATGCTTAGGTTCAAATCCTCTCATAGACAATCAACAACTTCAATATACAGTTCCACCAAATGTCTGGTTTGGTTGTTTCCCATTGCTGGATTTCAACCTCTCAGATGACAATAAGTTAGTTGTCAAAAATCCACCAAGAgggaatgatgatgatgatagcCATTTCTCTTTGGTAGGCTGCACTTGTGCACCCGCCTTTCAATTTGACGATTTTGAGATGGCTAAACGTTCATACCTCGTTTCTCATTTCCCACAACACGAATCACTAATCGGTTTTCTCACTTTGGATGATTGA
- the LOC124911266 gene encoding transcription termination factor MTERF4, chloroplastic-like, giving the protein MAAMFHLVSKRLHHFLKPISASTTNHVYLFSSSCVNSTHLSDEHPPLMNLFKSHGLTHTHIKNLITDHPGILQADLENTLKPNIELLSSLGISHLNLEKVISLRPRILFVDILQVVELFRAYCFSDNQISTIIMKYPVLLTYKPGKYLKPKLDYLISIGLSSEDISRLVLAEPTILTRSLENQLMPSVEVIRRVVGSESRVLKAIKSCHRLLGYNLEKVLEGNITILTNHGVPRSIVDKLFYIHMNTLLNSNGRLTKVVVRVSDLGISPKTNTFILATRVLSSISDSVWERKKDVYSSFGLSEENLITLFKVLPSCMLISEKKINKMMNFLLNEMKCTFPCILKQPLVLLHSFEKRILPRWSVLRVLISKDVIKKDISLLYAMRISEKRFFEKFVVKYEKVRGEKVALQS; this is encoded by the coding sequence ATGGCGGCGATGTTTCATTTAGTTAGCAAGAGGTTGCATCATTTCCTCAAACCTATTTCCGCTTCAACTACGAATCATGTCTATTTGTTTTCGTCTTCATGCGTAAACTCCACCCATTTATCCGATGAACATCCCCCACTCATGAACCTCTTTAAATCCCATGGATTAACTCATACGCACATTAAAAATCTAATTACTGATCATCCCGGCATTCTTCAAGCCGATTTAGAGAATACCCTTAAGCCGAATATAGAATTACTTTCTTCCCTAGGGATTTCTCACTTAAATCTCGAGAAAGTTATCAGCTTAAGACCACGAATTCTTTTCGTTGATATCCTGCAAGTTGTTGAACTCTTCAGGGCTTATTGTTTCAGTGATAATCAGATTTCTACTATTATAATGAAGTATCCTGTTCTATTGACATACAAGCCAGGGAAATACTTGAAACCTAAATTGGATTACCTAATTTCAATTGGTTTGTCTTCTGAAGATATCAGTAGATTAGTTCTTGCAGAGCCTACTATCTTAACAAGAAGCCTTGAGAATCAGTTGATGCCGTCTGTTGAGGTCATTAGGAGAGTGGTTGGATCCGAATCTAGAGTCCTTAAAGCGATAAAATCGTGTCATCGTTTGTTGGGTTATAACCTTGAGAAAGTTCTAGAAGGGAACATAACTATCTTGACAAATCATGGTGTTCCTAGATCGATAGTTGATAAACTGTTCTATATTCACATGAACACTCTTTTGAATAGTAACGGTAGACTTACAAAAGTGGTGGTTAGAGTTTCTGATTTGGGTATTAGTCCGAAGACAAACACTTTCATTTTAGCCACTCGGGTTTTGTCATCCATAAGCGATTCTGTGTGGGAAAGGAAGAAAGATGTTTATTCTAGTTTTGGTTTGTCTGAAGAGAACCTCATCACCCTTTTCAAAGTGCTTCCTTCTTGTATGCTGATATCGGagaagaaaatcaacaagatgATGAATTTCTTGTTGAATGAGATGAAATGTACGTTTCCTTGCATTCTCAAGCAGCCTCTTGTACTGTTGCATAGTTTCGAGAAGAGGATTCTTCCAAGGTGGTCGGTTTTGAGGGTATTAATATCGAAAGATGTCATTAAGAAAGATATTAGTTTGTTGTATGCGATGAGAATTAGCGAGAAGAGGTTTTTCGAGAAGTTTGTGGTGAAGTATGAGAAGGTTCGAGGCGAAAAGGTAGCTTTGCAAAGTTAA
- the LOC124911267 gene encoding proteasome subunit alpha type-6-like, giving the protein MSRGSGAGYDRHITIFSPEGRLFQVEYAFKAVKSSGITSIGVRGKDSVCVVTQKKVPDKLLDQTSVSHLFPITKCLGLLATGMTADARSLVQQARNQAAEFRFKYGYEMPVDVLARWIADKSQVYTQHAYMRPLGVVAMVLGVDDEKGPQLFKCDPAGHFFGHKATSAGLKEQEAINFLEKKLKNGPAYSYEETIQTAISALQSVLQEDFKATEIEVGVVSKDNPHFRVLSTEEIDEQLVSISERD; this is encoded by the exons ATGAGCCGAGGAAGTGGAGCGGGCTACGATCGCCACATCACGATCTTCTCACCTGAAGGTCGCCTTTTTCAAGTTG AATATGCTTTCAAGGCGGTGAAATCGTCCGGAATAACCTCGATTGGTGTTCGCGGAAAAGATTCGGTCTGCGTTGTCACTCAGAAGAAAGTTCCG GACAAGCTTCTGGATCAGACAAGTGTCTCTCATCTCTTTCCCATTACTAAGTGCCTTGGACTGCTGGCCACGGGAATGACAG CTGATGCCAGGTCATTGGTACAACAAGCACGAAATCAAGCTGCTGAGTTTCGTTTCAAGTATGGATATGAGATGCCTGTAGATGTCTTGGCTAGATG GATTGCAGACAAGTCACAAGTTTATACTCAACATGCTTATATGAGACCTCTTGGAGTAG TTGCAATGGTATTGGGAGTTGATGATGAAAAGGGCCCCCAACTCTTCAAGTGTGATCCTGCTGGTCATTTTTTTGGTCACAAG GCCACAAGTGCTGGGCTGAAAGAACAAGAAGCTATTAatttcttagagaagaaactAAAGAATGGCCCTGCTTACTCCTATGAAGAAACTATTCAG acTGCTATCTCGGCCCTGCAATCCGTTTTACAGGAGGATTTCAAAGCTACTGAAATTGAg GTAGGAGTTGTGAGCAAAGACAATCCCCATTTCAGAGTACTATCGACCGAAGAGATCGATGAACAGTTGGTCTCCATAAGCGAGCGAGACTAA
- the LOC124911830 gene encoding protein STRICTOSIDINE SYNTHASE-LIKE 4-like — MNNIIHSYSSFLLVVTIGSILCILLFSPISSPNIIELPHPSPLPPNNRLHRLTKVGGELRQPEDVCVDKEGTIYAATRDGWIKKFNKEDDSWENWKKFETNGLLGITATRDGSIIACDVHKGLVKFDEDGVSVLTSQVNGTKIKFADDVIEASDGSLYFSVASTKYSLHNWHLDMLEAKPHGQLLKYDPSIDETSIVIDGLGFANGVALSANEDFLVVCETWKFRCLKYWLKGNEIGKIEVFVDNLPGGPDNINLAPDGSFWIAILELISPRYEFVHTSKTAKHILAIFPSLFARVTGLHKKAMVIHVTEDGKIIDRFDDPDGTSISFLTSAVEFDNHLYLGSLNSNFVGKLSLNIIQEA, encoded by the exons ATGAATAATATTATCCACTCTTATTCAAGCTTCCTTCTTGTTGTAACAATTGGATCAATTCTTTGCATTCTATTATTTTCTCCAATATCATCACCTAACATAATTGAGCTACCTCATCCTTCTCCTCTTCCTCCAAATAATCGATTGCAT AGATTGACGAAAGTTGGCGGAGAGTTGAGACAACCTGAAGATGTATGTGTGGACAAAGAAGGGACAATTTATGCTGCAACAAGAGATGGTTGgattaagaaatttaataaagaAGATGATTCATGGGAGAATTGGAAGAAATTTGAGACTAATGGTTTACTTGGAATAACTGCCACAAGAGATGGAAGCATTATTGCATGTGATGTTCATAAG GGTTTGGTTAAGTTTGATGAAGACGGTGTGAGTGTTCTAACATCGCAAGTTAATGGAACCAAAATAAA GTTTGCGGACGATGTGATCGAGGCATCGGATGGTAGCTTATACTTTAGTGTGGCAAGTACCAAATATAGCCTCCATAATTGGCACTTGGATATGCTTGAAGCTAAACCACACGGGCAACTACTAAAGTATGATCCTTCAATAGACGAGACCTCTATAGTGATAGATGGCCTTGGATTTGCAAATGGTGTCGCGTTGTCTGCAAACGAAGACTTTCTCGTCGTTTGCGAAACTTGGAA ATTTAGGTGTCTCAAATATTGGTTGAAAGGCAATGAGATAGGGAAAATAGAGGTGTTTGTGGATAACCTTCCTGGTGGACCTGATAATATCAATCTTGCCCCTGATGGTTCATTTTGGATTGCTATTTTAGag TTGATATCTCCTAGATATGAATTTGTGCACACTTCTAAGACAGCCAAACATATCCTAGCCATATTTCCTTCGTTATTTGCGAGAGTTACAGGGTTACATAAAAAGGCTATGGTGATTCATGTCACAGAGGATGGGAAGATAATCGACAGATTTGATGATCCCGATGGAACGAGTATCTCCTTTCTCACTTCAGCTGTTGAATTTGATAATCATCTTTACTTGGGAAGTTTGAATTCTAATTTTGTCGGAAAATTATCCCTAAATATCATCCAAGAAGCATAA